In the Bremerella alba genome, one interval contains:
- the cpaB gene encoding Flp pilus assembly protein CpaB: MRPKSLILIIIALGCGLVASIGISQVLEQQSAQPVPQVEMENIFVALEDIDINEKISPEMIKLEPWPADKIPEGAIRELENVEERRPRSRLFAGEVILEGKLFGSEEDHGASKLIPKGYRVHSVRVTAESSASGLILPGDRVDVLVYLQVTNQNNRNQKKQMTRTILTNCRVFAVNEQIHRETDSQGNSIAAKTVSLLVTPKQVEILVLASRLGSLSLSLRPPDETGDDEAGTTDDATISELLGITENADPDMDDQQPKQPAVAQDKKPSGGGFLDFLKNSQAALTSPTVGAMPAAAEPEWTMDLLSPDGVRRFEFGENEELPLEVSPGSSSSRASTMRTSMPTMPPAMPPGSVGQPSQPVDPDSTDGMDTQPSDRDSDSMPAGSDTDYGPDDA, encoded by the coding sequence ATGCGTCCGAAATCACTCATACTGATCATCATCGCACTCGGGTGCGGGCTCGTTGCCTCGATAGGCATCAGTCAGGTGCTCGAGCAGCAATCGGCTCAGCCGGTACCTCAAGTCGAAATGGAGAACATCTTCGTTGCGCTCGAGGACATCGACATCAACGAGAAGATCTCGCCAGAGATGATCAAGCTGGAACCATGGCCTGCGGATAAGATTCCCGAAGGAGCAATTCGTGAACTGGAGAACGTTGAAGAGCGTCGCCCTCGTTCGCGTCTGTTCGCCGGCGAAGTCATCCTCGAAGGCAAGCTCTTCGGATCGGAAGAAGACCATGGTGCTTCCAAATTGATTCCCAAAGGGTATCGCGTCCACTCGGTTCGGGTGACAGCTGAAAGCTCGGCTTCCGGCTTGATTCTGCCTGGCGACCGCGTTGATGTGCTGGTTTATCTGCAAGTGACGAACCAGAACAATCGCAACCAAAAGAAGCAAATGACGCGCACCATTCTCACGAACTGCCGTGTGTTTGCTGTCAACGAACAAATTCATCGCGAAACCGACTCTCAGGGCAACTCGATTGCCGCTAAGACCGTTTCGCTGTTGGTGACCCCGAAGCAGGTCGAGATCCTCGTGCTTGCCTCGCGATTGGGAAGCTTGAGCTTGTCGCTGCGTCCGCCAGATGAAACGGGCGATGACGAAGCGGGCACGACCGACGACGCGACGATCTCGGAACTGCTGGGTATCACTGAGAACGCTGATCCCGACATGGACGATCAGCAACCGAAGCAACCGGCCGTTGCCCAAGATAAGAAGCCCTCAGGTGGTGGATTCCTCGACTTCCTGAAGAACTCGCAAGCAGCTCTCACTTCGCCAACGGTGGGCGCTATGCCTGCTGCAGCGGAACCGGAATGGACAATGGATTTGCTCAGCCCGGATGGAGTGCGTCGCTTTGAGTTTGGTGAGAACGAAGAACTGCCGCTCGAAGTGAGCCCAGGCTCGTCTTCAAGCCGAGCCAGCACGATGCGAACGTCGATGCCTACAATGCCGCCGGCCATGCCACCAGGCTCGGTCGGTCAGCCATCGCAGCCTGTGGATCCTGACTCCACAGACGGCATGGATACGCAACCTAGCGATAGAGACAGTGACTCCATGCCAGCGGGGTCGGACACAGACTATGGACCGGACGACGCCTAA
- a CDS encoding CpaF family protein codes for MRSAATDPKASNSKQAEFENLKRKIHGKLVDKLDLSKIGELEGDVLRREIRLVVEHLCDTEETLLNRTERERLIEEVLDETFGLGPLELLLKDHGISDILINGPHQIYCEKGGKLELSSVKFRDNEHLLQIIDRIVSKVGRRVDETCPMVDARLPDGSRFNAIIPPLALDGAAVSIRRFGSNPLKLEDLLNYKAFTPEMVMLLEGAIKARLNIIISGGTGSGKTTLLNTLSSFINGAERIVTIEDAAELQLQQDHVVRLETRPPNVESKGGVTATDLVKNALRMRPERIIIGECRGAETLDMLQAMNTGHEGSMTTIHSNTPRDAIARIETLISMSGFELPVKAMRQQIASAVDLIIQSNRLQGGPRRVTHITEVIGMEQETVVMQDIYRYEQSGIDETGRARGRFISTGVRPNFMERLESAGVRLPASAFRERVMLED; via the coding sequence ATGCGATCAGCGGCAACGGATCCCAAGGCATCGAACTCGAAACAAGCGGAATTCGAGAACCTTAAGCGTAAGATCCACGGCAAACTTGTCGATAAGCTCGATCTCTCGAAGATCGGCGAGTTGGAAGGGGATGTCCTGCGACGAGAGATTCGCCTGGTGGTCGAGCACCTGTGCGATACAGAAGAAACCCTGCTCAATCGCACCGAACGTGAACGTCTGATTGAAGAAGTTCTCGATGAAACGTTCGGTTTGGGCCCACTCGAACTTCTTCTGAAGGATCATGGGATCAGCGATATTCTGATCAATGGTCCGCATCAGATCTACTGCGAAAAAGGTGGCAAGCTCGAACTGAGCAGCGTCAAGTTTCGCGACAACGAACATCTCCTGCAAATCATTGACCGTATCGTATCGAAGGTAGGCCGGCGCGTCGACGAAACCTGCCCGATGGTCGACGCGCGTCTCCCTGACGGGTCGCGTTTTAACGCAATCATTCCGCCGCTTGCCCTTGATGGAGCGGCGGTTTCTATTCGTCGGTTTGGTTCCAATCCACTGAAGTTGGAAGACCTTTTAAACTACAAAGCATTCACACCTGAAATGGTGATGCTGCTAGAAGGGGCTATCAAGGCCCGTCTGAATATTATCATCTCGGGTGGTACCGGTTCTGGTAAGACGACCCTGCTGAACACGCTTTCAAGCTTCATCAACGGCGCCGAGCGTATCGTCACGATCGAAGACGCAGCGGAACTTCAATTGCAGCAGGACCACGTCGTGCGGTTGGAAACTCGCCCGCCAAACGTTGAAAGCAAGGGTGGTGTCACCGCGACCGACCTGGTGAAAAATGCCCTGCGTATGCGTCCTGAACGAATCATCATCGGTGAGTGTCGTGGTGCCGAAACGCTCGACATGCTTCAGGCCATGAATACGGGTCACGAAGGTTCGATGACCACGATTCACTCCAATACTCCACGTGACGCGATTGCCCGTATCGAAACACTCATTTCGATGTCCGGCTTTGAACTTCCGGTCAAGGCCATGCGTCAGCAAATTGCCAGCGCGGTCGATCTGATTATTCAGTCCAACCGTTTGCAAGGTGGTCCGCGACGCGTGACCCACATCACGGAAGTGATCGGCATGGAGCAGGAAACGGTCGTCATGCAAGATATCTATCGTTACGAGCAATCTGGGATTGATGAAACAGGCCGTGCACGTGGCCGCTTCATCTCGACCGGTGTTCGCCCCAATTTCATGGAACGACTTGAATCGGCAGGCGTTCGCTTGCCGGCCAGCGCCTTCCGTGAACGTGTAATGCTCGAAGACTAA
- a CDS encoding type II secretion system F family protein: protein MLTLIVLITVFVGVATLVGAVAILFRGDSNLEIESRLEILTGKGVAEGGKGEQQGGGITRVSDSDGGALEAYIAKYFNLRLYLDQAAMETSVSNFILLTAGLAGAGAVVPFLLGLPFYIGPVLAVILSIIPLTYIWFKRGKRLAKFGNQLPDALELIARALRAGHSLGAGFHLVSEEMLDPIGGEFRKVFESQNLGVTLEDAIVDMTERVPNLDLKFFGTAVILQRQTGGDLAEILDKIGRLVRQRMELFGQIQALTGEGRISGIVLLGMPPALFAVMWYLNPTYVMTLFTDPLGQKMLAGAIVMQLIGAWVIQKIIDIKV, encoded by the coding sequence ATGTTGACGCTAATAGTACTCATTACGGTATTCGTAGGTGTGGCCACCTTGGTCGGCGCCGTCGCGATTCTGTTTCGAGGGGACAGCAACCTTGAAATCGAGAGTCGCCTCGAAATCCTGACCGGCAAAGGAGTGGCCGAAGGTGGCAAAGGCGAGCAGCAAGGGGGGGGCATCACGCGAGTTTCCGACTCGGACGGTGGCGCGCTCGAAGCATACATCGCCAAGTACTTCAACTTGCGGTTGTACCTTGACCAGGCCGCCATGGAGACATCTGTTTCCAACTTTATCCTCTTGACCGCAGGTTTGGCAGGTGCAGGGGCTGTTGTGCCGTTCCTCTTGGGATTGCCGTTCTACATCGGACCGGTCCTGGCCGTCATTCTGAGCATCATCCCTTTGACCTACATTTGGTTCAAACGAGGGAAGCGTCTCGCTAAGTTTGGCAACCAACTGCCGGACGCCTTGGAACTGATTGCTCGCGCTTTGCGTGCTGGTCATAGCCTGGGAGCTGGCTTTCACTTGGTAAGCGAAGAGATGCTCGATCCCATCGGAGGCGAGTTCCGAAAGGTGTTTGAATCGCAAAACCTTGGTGTGACCTTGGAAGACGCGATCGTGGATATGACCGAACGCGTTCCCAACCTCGACCTTAAGTTCTTCGGGACCGCGGTGATCTTGCAACGTCAGACGGGCGGTGACTTGGCCGAAATTCTCGACAAGATCGGCCGACTCGTGCGACAACGCATGGAACTATTCGGACAAATACAGGCCCTCACCGGAGAAGGTCGAATCTCTGGCATCGTTTTGTTGGGTATGCCGCCGGCACTGTTTGCCGTCATGTGGTATTTGAACCCGACCTACGTAATGACTCTGTTTACAGATCCCCTCGGGCAAAAAATGTTGGCTGGTGCCATCGTCATGCAATTGATTGGTGCCTGGGTGATTCAAAAGATTATCGATATCAAGGTGTAA
- a CDS encoding sigma-70 family RNA polymerase sigma factor gives MDSTGSELPTSAWKSEEELIQALQRQEDDAYEYLVRAYSGRMLVVAKRFLGQDQDAQDAVQDAFLSAFRAIANFEGNSKLSTWLHRIVVNACLMKLRTKKRKPEKPVEDLLPYFSSDGHRDRAEPSWAVTFDTAVQSRETRDLVRQQIEELPESYRTVLLLRDIEQLSTEETASRLDMSISAVKTRLHRARQALKTLLDPHMNSGY, from the coding sequence ATGGACAGCACCGGATCAGAACTGCCGACAAGCGCCTGGAAATCCGAAGAAGAGCTTATCCAGGCACTTCAGCGGCAAGAAGACGACGCGTACGAATATTTGGTTCGTGCTTATAGCGGTCGTATGCTGGTTGTAGCCAAACGTTTTCTGGGGCAAGACCAAGATGCTCAAGATGCGGTGCAAGATGCGTTTCTGTCAGCATTTAGGGCGATCGCAAACTTCGAGGGAAACTCGAAGCTTTCGACCTGGCTGCATCGAATTGTGGTCAATGCCTGTTTGATGAAGTTACGCACCAAAAAGCGAAAACCTGAAAAGCCGGTAGAGGATTTGCTCCCCTACTTTTCATCGGACGGACATCGCGATCGGGCAGAGCCTTCCTGGGCTGTTACCTTTGATACGGCTGTCCAAAGTCGCGAGACACGCGATCTGGTTCGCCAGCAAATTGAAGAATTGCCGGAAAGTTACCGAACCGTTTTGCTGCTTCGTGACATCGAACAATTAAGTACCGAGGAAACCGCGTCCCGACTCGACATGAGTATTTCAGCCGTCAAGACGCGGCTGCACCGAGCGCGGCAAGCATTAAAAACTCTGTTGGATCCGCACATGAATAGCGGATACTAA
- a CDS encoding type II secretion system F family protein: protein MFDSGTNGVLIIAVSVFGLFAAGIYFLADMLMKEKSRAEDRLDGLKDPYKRGDEKTAKGSTLGKVLEKTTPSLAKPLQPTNQKDATKLKDKLSHAGFRSEAAPTTFLGLKFAGLIAGLVLGGGTFFVLGDFSLFGILKAALVLGFCFYLPELGLWYLGKTRKEQIFRGLPDALDLMVVCVEAGLGLDQAMRRVAEEMKKTYRVIAEEFGMCNFQLQMGRARVDVLHELGGRTGVEDLRSLAAILIQADKFGSSIAQALRVQSDAMRTRRRQIAEEKAAKTAVKMIFPLVFFIFPGIFVVLVGPAAITVVREMLPMMAANS from the coding sequence ATGTTTGATTCCGGTACCAATGGCGTTTTGATCATTGCGGTAAGCGTATTCGGTTTGTTCGCGGCGGGAATATATTTCCTCGCGGATATGCTTATGAAAGAAAAAAGCCGTGCGGAAGACCGCCTGGACGGATTGAAAGATCCTTACAAACGCGGTGATGAAAAAACGGCCAAGGGAAGTACACTTGGGAAGGTGTTGGAGAAGACCACGCCTTCCTTGGCTAAACCTTTGCAGCCTACCAACCAGAAGGACGCGACCAAACTGAAGGACAAGCTTTCGCATGCTGGTTTTCGCAGCGAAGCCGCGCCAACTACTTTCTTAGGCTTGAAATTCGCCGGATTGATTGCGGGCCTGGTCCTCGGCGGTGGTACGTTCTTTGTCCTGGGTGATTTCTCTCTGTTCGGAATTTTAAAGGCGGCCCTTGTCTTGGGGTTCTGCTTTTACCTGCCTGAGCTTGGCCTTTGGTATTTGGGTAAGACACGGAAAGAGCAAATCTTTCGCGGTCTGCCCGATGCACTCGACTTGATGGTCGTTTGTGTCGAAGCAGGACTCGGACTCGATCAGGCCATGCGACGTGTGGCCGAGGAAATGAAGAAGACGTATCGCGTGATCGCCGAAGAGTTCGGCATGTGCAACTTTCAGTTGCAAATGGGACGAGCTCGCGTGGATGTGCTTCACGAACTCGGCGGACGAACCGGCGTGGAAGATCTCCGCTCGCTTGCCGCGATTTTGATTCAAGCAGACAAGTTTGGTTCGAGTATCGCTCAGGCACTTCGCGTGCAGAGTGACGCCATGCGAACGCGTCGTCGTCAGATCGCCGAAGAGAAGGCCGCTAAAACAGCTGTGAAGATGATCTTCCCGCTGGTGTTCTTCATCTTCCCCGGCATCTTTGTGGTGCTGGTCGGCCCGGCCGCGATCACCGTGGTTCGCGAGATGCTACCGATGATGGCAGCGAACTCGTAG
- a CDS encoding nucleotide-binding protein: MSNVLRVALVDPKDSSRESLKSTLLGMDIVWLEAECSRYEFFADVVGQTNPDIGIVSLDSDPEKAIRLIREVHENTPECSILVISGSSDGQLILKAMRAGAKEFLTQPLDIEDLVSALERIGHHRFGKGDTKSRGCKVITVCGATGGVGSTSMAVNLGCILAAQEGNNVALIDLDLALGDSDVFLDTIPDYTLLDVAQNIKRLDFNLLKRSLTRHSSGLYLLPRPVQLQEEAPISPDDLSRVIGLMKATFTHLIIDTSKSYSSLDIVAMQEANINLMTIQLDLPCLRNVVRLMMSFSEIDGLKEKTRVIVNRVGLDNGEISLKKAQETIGSEIYWQIPNEYRVMVEVRNNGVPLIEQAPRAGITQALVGLAESLSGDGSKKNAGGKSGIGRWFGFLSSKGEKVAKPEESEAQPAE; this comes from the coding sequence ATGAGCAATGTATTACGAGTCGCCCTAGTCGATCCGAAGGACTCATCGCGAGAATCGTTAAAATCGACACTTCTGGGGATGGACATTGTTTGGCTGGAAGCCGAATGCTCGCGTTACGAGTTTTTCGCCGATGTCGTTGGCCAGACGAATCCAGACATTGGTATCGTATCGCTCGATTCCGATCCAGAAAAGGCAATCCGCCTCATTCGTGAGGTGCACGAAAACACACCTGAATGTAGCATCCTGGTTATCAGTGGTTCTAGCGATGGTCAGCTGATTCTTAAAGCAATGCGTGCTGGCGCGAAAGAGTTTCTCACGCAGCCGCTGGACATCGAAGACTTGGTTAGCGCCCTGGAACGAATCGGTCACCACCGATTTGGCAAAGGCGATACGAAGTCACGCGGTTGTAAGGTGATCACCGTCTGTGGTGCCACCGGGGGCGTAGGCTCTACAAGTATGGCCGTCAACTTGGGTTGTATCCTTGCCGCGCAAGAGGGCAATAACGTCGCTCTGATCGACCTCGATTTGGCCCTGGGAGATAGCGATGTGTTTCTGGATACCATTCCAGATTACACGTTGTTGGACGTCGCTCAGAACATCAAACGGCTCGACTTCAATTTACTCAAACGTTCGTTAACGCGGCATAGCAGCGGGCTTTACTTACTGCCTCGGCCGGTTCAGTTACAGGAAGAAGCTCCGATCAGTCCCGACGACTTGTCACGAGTCATCGGACTAATGAAGGCGACCTTCACCCACCTGATCATCGATACATCGAAGTCGTATTCTTCGCTCGATATCGTGGCGATGCAGGAAGCGAACATCAACCTGATGACCATCCAGTTGGATCTGCCTTGCCTGCGAAACGTGGTTCGGCTGATGATGAGCTTCAGCGAGATAGACGGGCTGAAGGAAAAGACCCGGGTGATCGTTAACCGCGTTGGTTTGGACAACGGAGAGATCAGCCTGAAGAAGGCCCAGGAAACGATCGGTAGCGAGATTTACTGGCAGATTCCTAACGAGTACCGCGTCATGGTCGAGGTCCGCAACAATGGCGTGCCGTTGATCGAGCAGGCTCCGCGGGCCGGCATTACTCAAGCGTTGGTAGGGTTGGCCGAGTCGTTGTCAGGCGATGGCTCGAAGAAGAACGCCGGCGGTAAATCGGGAATTGGCCGCTGGTTTGGTTTCCTTTCTTCGAAGGGGGAAAAGGTCGCAAAGCCAGAAGAATCGGAAGCTCAGCCAGCGGAGTAG
- a CDS encoding aldehyde dehydrogenase family protein — protein MSIRSEYPAYLANQPISPNFDLNVEDKFRQSVATKVPLADVSLMEKAIAAADQAAQAMAELPSYRRQAVLNHCVQRFEQRSEELAEALCVEAGKPIGDSRGEVTRLIDTFRVAAEESTRMLGEVMPLDISSRAEGYRGMWKRVPIGPCAFITPFNFPLNLVAHKVAPALAVGCPFVLKPASKTPIGALLVGEILSETDLPEGAFSILPANRGAADLLVTDDRLKKLSFTGSQDVGWSLKAKAGKKKVTLELGGNAACIVDEGTNLEDAAQRIVFGAFYQSGQSCVSVQRVLIHRSVYDATVELLCERIAKLKVGDPMGKETFVGPMITASDAERLENWIESAKKAGAKVLAGGTRDGILVQPTLLADVPKSEKVCSKEVFGPLAVVAPFDSFDEALAMANDSDFGLQVGIFTRDIQKIMKAWDTMDVGGVIIGDVPSWRVDHMPYGGVKESGIGREGVRFAMHDMTEIRNLVIRSVPD, from the coding sequence ATGTCTATTCGCAGCGAATATCCTGCTTATCTTGCCAATCAGCCGATCTCGCCCAACTTCGATTTGAACGTAGAGGACAAGTTTCGGCAGAGCGTCGCCACCAAGGTCCCTCTCGCCGATGTTTCGTTGATGGAAAAGGCGATCGCTGCGGCCGACCAGGCTGCTCAGGCGATGGCTGAGTTGCCCTCGTATCGCCGTCAAGCGGTTCTGAACCATTGTGTTCAGCGTTTCGAGCAACGCAGCGAAGAACTGGCTGAGGCCCTCTGTGTCGAGGCCGGCAAGCCCATCGGTGACAGTCGCGGTGAAGTAACTCGGCTGATCGATACATTTCGGGTAGCGGCGGAAGAGTCGACCCGCATGCTGGGTGAGGTCATGCCGTTGGATATCAGCTCTCGGGCTGAAGGATACCGCGGTATGTGGAAACGGGTACCGATCGGGCCATGTGCGTTCATCACCCCCTTTAACTTCCCCTTAAACCTGGTCGCTCACAAAGTAGCACCTGCTTTAGCGGTTGGCTGTCCGTTTGTGCTAAAGCCGGCAAGCAAGACACCAATCGGAGCGCTGCTGGTGGGCGAGATCCTGTCGGAAACCGATCTGCCGGAAGGCGCCTTCTCGATTCTCCCCGCCAACCGCGGAGCCGCCGACCTGTTAGTAACCGACGATCGATTGAAGAAACTCAGCTTCACTGGCTCGCAAGATGTCGGTTGGAGCTTGAAGGCCAAAGCCGGCAAGAAGAAAGTCACGCTTGAGCTGGGTGGCAATGCGGCTTGTATTGTCGACGAAGGGACCAACCTGGAAGACGCCGCACAGCGGATCGTCTTCGGGGCTTTCTACCAATCAGGCCAAAGCTGCGTGAGTGTGCAGCGTGTGTTGATCCATCGAAGTGTCTACGACGCGACGGTAGAACTTCTGTGCGAGCGGATCGCGAAGCTGAAGGTGGGGGATCCGATGGGCAAGGAAACTTTTGTCGGTCCCATGATTACGGCATCGGATGCCGAGCGGCTCGAGAATTGGATCGAGTCGGCTAAGAAGGCCGGCGCCAAGGTGCTGGCAGGCGGTACCCGCGACGGGATTCTGGTGCAGCCCACCTTACTGGCCGATGTTCCCAAAAGCGAAAAAGTGTGTTCGAAAGAAGTCTTCGGACCACTTGCCGTAGTGGCTCCCTTCGATAGCTTCGACGAAGCCTTGGCGATGGCCAACGACAGCGATTTCGGGCTACAAGTCGGCATCTTCACACGCGACATTCAAAAGATCATGAAGGCCTGGGACACCATGGACGTTGGCGGTGTGATCATCGGAGACGTCCCTTCCTGGCGGGTCGATCATATGCCGTACGGTGGCGTCAAGGAAAGTGGTATCGGACGCGAAGGAGTTCGCTTCGCCATGCACGATATGACCGAGATTCGCAATCTGGTTATCCGCTCGGTTCCGGATTAG
- a CDS encoding type II and III secretion system protein family protein, whose product MITKYRFARQLVTTAALIALSALGGSVQAQNEAPGVNFQVASPNQRLEMIVNSSRIFTLDEKIPKAQVNNPDLIRLTPLSPNKIQVSALKPGVTQVNLWAEDGTISTIDVIVIGDGRELQMLLESEFPNASLKVRPLASSVVLSGFVDRPDAINRIVQMAEDYYPKVINNITVGGVQQVMLKVKVYEVSRTKLRTMGFDWAAVAGNDYVVQSVSGIISSVAENGASVATAGAETVTFGVIGNNSSFFGFVEALRQNNLAKLLSEPTINAMSGRPASFLSGGEVPIQVASGLGTTSIEFKEFGTRVDVVPIVLGNGNIRLEVRPLVSEVDRSLAVDGTPGFRTRWVDTAVEMKAGQTFALAGLIQEKIETENRGIPYLADLPWAGAAFRRVVDRRNEVELLIIVTPELVGPLNPGEEPCALPGTSSGPLNDTELYWRGYMEVPNCGPNSYETGMIGPTGPSMIEGEMIESGAPLMEVPAPTSTSAPQFETNTQMRGVHTPSGRRSSPVSIQPNPGVRASSAQSARPAQPSGPMPSMIGPSGYDTLDF is encoded by the coding sequence ATGATTACCAAGTACCGCTTCGCGCGACAACTTGTCACGACCGCAGCCTTGATCGCGCTGTCCGCATTGGGCGGAAGCGTTCAGGCTCAGAACGAGGCCCCCGGCGTCAACTTTCAGGTCGCCAGTCCAAATCAGCGACTGGAGATGATTGTTAACTCCAGCCGCATCTTTACCTTGGATGAAAAGATCCCCAAGGCACAGGTCAACAACCCAGATCTGATTCGGTTGACACCCCTGTCTCCGAACAAGATTCAGGTTTCGGCTTTGAAGCCAGGTGTCACGCAGGTGAACCTATGGGCCGAAGATGGCACGATCTCTACCATCGACGTCATCGTTATTGGCGACGGACGAGAACTGCAGATGCTTCTGGAAAGCGAATTTCCGAATGCCTCGCTTAAAGTTCGTCCGCTGGCCAGCAGCGTGGTACTATCCGGCTTTGTGGATCGGCCTGACGCGATCAACCGCATCGTGCAGATGGCTGAAGACTACTACCCAAAAGTGATCAACAACATCACCGTGGGTGGCGTTCAGCAAGTGATGCTGAAAGTGAAAGTCTATGAAGTCTCGCGAACCAAGCTGCGAACGATGGGCTTCGACTGGGCTGCTGTCGCCGGTAACGATTACGTCGTTCAAAGTGTCAGCGGAATTATCTCCAGCGTCGCCGAAAACGGTGCCTCGGTAGCGACCGCCGGTGCTGAAACGGTTACTTTCGGCGTGATCGGTAACAACAGCTCGTTCTTCGGGTTCGTGGAAGCATTGCGTCAGAACAACTTGGCCAAATTGCTTTCAGAACCAACGATCAACGCCATGAGCGGTCGTCCAGCCAGCTTCCTGTCGGGTGGTGAAGTGCCGATTCAGGTTGCTTCCGGCTTGGGTACGACCTCGATCGAGTTCAAGGAATTTGGTACCCGCGTCGACGTGGTGCCGATCGTGCTGGGCAACGGCAATATTCGCCTGGAAGTTCGTCCGCTGGTCAGCGAAGTCGACCGTAGCCTGGCAGTGGACGGAACGCCTGGTTTCCGTACTCGTTGGGTCGATACGGCCGTCGAAATGAAGGCCGGTCAGACGTTTGCGTTGGCTGGTTTGATTCAGGAAAAGATCGAAACTGAAAACCGCGGGATTCCTTACCTGGCTGACCTGCCGTGGGCCGGAGCTGCTTTCCGCCGTGTGGTTGATCGTCGCAACGAAGTCGAACTGCTGATCATCGTCACGCCAGAATTGGTCGGCCCGCTCAATCCAGGCGAAGAGCCATGTGCGTTGCCGGGGACATCGAGTGGTCCGCTCAACGATACCGAGCTGTACTGGCGAGGGTACATGGAAGTTCCTAACTGCGGTCCAAATTCCTATGAAACCGGCATGATTGGCCCGACTGGTCCTTCTATGATCGAAGGGGAGATGATTGAATCGGGCGCCCCACTTATGGAAGTGCCGGCACCGACTTCAACTTCGGCTCCGCAGTTCGAGACGAACACGCAGATGCGAGGTGTACACACTCCTTCGGGACGAAGATCATCACCGGTATCGATCCAGCCTAACCCAGGCGTACGGGCTTCTTCCGCTCAATCAGCAAGACCGGCTCAGCCATCAGGGCCGATGCCGTCGATGATTGGTCCATCGGGTTATGATACGCTCGATTTTTAG
- a CDS encoding tetratricopeptide repeat protein has product MQKKTAKLAWISCGRDLICTGLALQGLLLAPSMGMGADRPRPINRDKPIATDSEEKSSFRLIQFSDSDQSEGSGSISSAFKKAGDSISGFFTPEPREPKFENDPISLSNMPDEINANVYLSAARMMENSNNFDGAERQYKQCLEKFPNSRLTQLSYARLLHRTQRLDESLVIYEMADKDHPKDPTICNDMGLCLARMGRKDEAMAKFHQATLGAPEDPRYRNNMAMVLVDAGRADEALSQLVYAHGKAKGHFNLGFLLYRKGDHQGAVANFEAALQQDASLTQAADMLQRLQGEQIAGPGPRTAPAPKSNTMFISDQPREKKSSPVVIPSQSAKIPPAPEQEPPRLLPPVR; this is encoded by the coding sequence ATGCAAAAGAAAACCGCAAAACTCGCTTGGATATCCTGCGGACGCGACCTGATCTGCACAGGCTTGGCCCTGCAAGGTCTATTGCTTGCACCTTCGATGGGGATGGGGGCGGATCGCCCGCGACCGATCAACCGGGACAAGCCGATCGCAACCGATAGCGAAGAGAAAAGCTCGTTCCGTCTGATTCAGTTCAGCGACTCCGATCAGTCTGAGGGCTCCGGCTCGATCAGCTCGGCCTTCAAGAAAGCAGGGGATTCGATCTCAGGCTTCTTCACGCCAGAGCCTCGGGAGCCGAAGTTCGAGAACGATCCGATCAGCCTTTCCAATATGCCGGACGAAATCAACGCCAACGTCTATCTGAGCGCCGCTCGGATGATGGAAAACTCAAACAACTTCGACGGTGCTGAACGCCAGTACAAGCAGTGCCTGGAAAAGTTTCCCAACAGTCGCCTGACGCAACTCAGCTATGCCCGCTTGCTGCATCGCACGCAGCGGCTGGACGAGTCGTTAGTAATCTACGAAATGGCTGACAAGGATCATCCGAAAGATCCGACCATCTGCAACGACATGGGATTATGTTTGGCACGCATGGGCCGCAAGGACGAAGCGATGGCCAAGTTCCATCAAGCGACCCTTGGTGCCCCGGAAGATCCACGTTATCGCAACAACATGGCGATGGTGCTCGTAGATGCCGGCCGCGCTGACGAGGCCCTCTCGCAGCTTGTTTATGCCCATGGCAAAGCGAAGGGGCATTTTAATCTAGGCTTCTTGCTTTATCGCAAGGGAGATCATCAAGGTGCCGTTGCAAATTTCGAGGCTGCACTACAGCAAGACGCTTCGCTGACGCAGGCCGCCGACATGTTGCAGAGACTTCAAGGCGAACAGATTGCCGGACCTGGACCACGGACGGCCCCTGCGCCCAAATCGAATACCATGTTCATTAGCGATCAGCCTCGCGAGAAGAAGTCTTCGCCGGTAGTGATTCCATCGCAGTCTGCTAAGATTCCACCAGCTCCGGAGCAGGAACCGCCGCGACTACTGCCGCCGGTTCGCTAA
- a CDS encoding pilus assembly protein gives MEFAIVAPLFFLLIFGMIEYGRMVMVQQVITNASREGARRAVLEGATTAVVVSAVNDFLDSAAVDSGAADVIVSPDPPENAGFGGAVTVTIQIPFSEVSWLPSPMYLGSTTLEAKTSMRRETVQ, from the coding sequence GTGGAGTTTGCCATTGTGGCTCCGCTCTTTTTCCTGCTGATATTCGGAATGATTGAGTACGGTCGCATGGTGATGGTGCAGCAAGTGATAACCAACGCGTCACGCGAAGGTGCTCGACGAGCTGTCTTGGAAGGAGCGACTACCGCCGTGGTTGTCTCGGCGGTAAACGACTTCCTCGATTCGGCAGCGGTAGATAGTGGCGCTGCCGATGTCATTGTATCTCCAGACCCTCCCGAGAACGCTGGGTTTGGTGGAGCCGTGACAGTCACGATACAAATTCCGTTTTCAGAGGTCAGCTGGTTGCCGTCTCCAATGTACTTGGGATCGACAACCTTAGAAGCGAAGACCTCGATGCGAAGAGAAACCGTTCAATGA